The proteins below are encoded in one region of Sphingobium yanoikuyae:
- a CDS encoding nitroreductase/quinone reductase family protein has product MSDDSSAAIRDTRKDWISEHRDMYLRSGGAQGHIMDITAVGGHGFTTHCMIRYTGRKSGKTFITTLIYGDIGGEVVIVASKGGADHHPAWYLNIRDSETVDFQVATQAFRATWREPEGEERDRVWAFMCQVFPAYAGYQQSTDRLIPLVMMKAIEPIDGFKASDATGERQY; this is encoded by the coding sequence ATGAGCGACGACAGTTCCGCCGCCATCCGCGACACGCGCAAGGACTGGATCAGCGAGCATCGCGACATGTATCTGCGATCGGGCGGGGCGCAGGGCCATATCATGGACATCACCGCCGTCGGCGGCCATGGTTTCACCACTCACTGCATGATCCGCTATACCGGCCGCAAGAGCGGCAAGACCTTCATCACCACCCTCATCTATGGCGATATCGGCGGCGAAGTGGTGATCGTCGCGTCCAAGGGCGGCGCCGACCATCATCCCGCCTGGTATCTCAACATCCGCGACAGCGAGACGGTCGACTTCCAGGTCGCGACCCAGGCCTTCCGCGCGACCTGGCGCGAGCCGGAGGGCGAGGAACGCGACCGGGTCTGGGCCTTCATGTGTCAGGTCTTCCCCGCCTATGCCGGCTATCAGCAGTCGACCGACCGCCTGATCCCGCTGGTGATGATGAAGGCGATCGAACCGATCGACGGCTTCAAGGCGTCGGACGCCACCGGCGAACGGCAATATTGA
- a CDS encoding TetR/AcrR family transcriptional regulator — translation MNGGDANKPARRPRRSSAEVASRLIQAAQEEFRRHGYAGATTAAIARAADTTEAQLFRSFASKAALFQEAVFRPLSQHLERFNADHPVPQDDASRADTARLYIAELQRFVTEHEALLRAMMLAGGPAGDSGNPIESLAAYFEQGAAVQSARIEGTPRVDPRLMVRAAFAAVLANRLFRDWLYPAGLADDASIDAAIADFVLDGINANRG, via the coding sequence ATGAACGGCGGCGACGCCAACAAGCCGGCCCGGCGGCCGCGCCGATCCTCGGCGGAGGTCGCCAGCCGACTGATCCAGGCGGCGCAGGAGGAATTTCGCCGCCATGGCTATGCCGGCGCGACGACCGCCGCGATCGCCCGCGCCGCCGACACGACCGAAGCGCAACTGTTTCGCAGCTTCGCGTCCAAGGCCGCCCTGTTCCAGGAAGCGGTGTTCCGCCCGCTCAGCCAGCATCTCGAACGCTTCAATGCCGATCATCCGGTGCCGCAGGACGATGCCAGCCGCGCCGACACCGCGCGCCTCTACATCGCCGAACTGCAACGCTTCGTCACCGAGCACGAAGCGCTGCTGCGGGCGATGATGCTGGCTGGCGGCCCGGCGGGGGACAGTGGCAATCCGATCGAGAGCCTGGCTGCCTATTTCGAGCAGGGCGCCGCCGTCCAGTCGGCCCGGATCGAGGGGACGCCGCGCGTCGATCCGCGCCTGATGGTCCGCGCCGCCTTTGCCGCGGTGCTCGCCAACCGGCTGTTTCGCGACTGGCTCTACCCGGCGGGGCTGGCGGACGATGCCAGCATCGACGCAGCGATCGCCGATTTCGTGCTGGACGGGATCAACGCCAATCGCGGCTGA
- a CDS encoding sulfotransferase family protein: MMSNGYEPPLRFAAALDQLHDLVTAETGHDDFGPDDYLPGLRVLLQSMDYDPRFTVAGRRTAWGHVVGVLRGRASAIAAMKAHPGFDARPILSPVVITGVPRTGTTALHRLMAVDPRFQGLQSWLLDTPRPRPPVESWQEDADFRRSVALLERRYVDAPAKRAAHHVAAEEVHECCMLLRQSFVSNLWSCGWSAASYDAWWCAQSEAAGYDHYRRCVQLIGANDPDKRWLLKNPGHIENLDLLFAVFPDAKVIQTHRDPAKALPSLVSLLMAGHGAMEDGRPAERGALMLARETAKWSHAVRKAEKVAERHPGQLLDIVHGDFHAQPMAVLERIYAFIGMEMPDAIRMAMAQRIADKPEMQHGVHRYSIADYGMSAQEVHSAFGDYVARFDLAETRR; encoded by the coding sequence ATGATGTCGAACGGATATGAACCGCCGCTACGCTTCGCCGCCGCGCTCGATCAGCTGCACGATCTGGTGACGGCCGAAACCGGCCATGATGATTTTGGCCCCGACGATTATCTGCCGGGGCTTCGCGTGCTGCTCCAGTCGATGGATTATGATCCGCGCTTTACCGTGGCGGGGCGGCGCACCGCCTGGGGCCATGTGGTGGGCGTTCTGCGCGGCCGGGCAAGTGCGATCGCGGCGATGAAGGCGCATCCGGGCTTCGATGCCCGGCCGATCCTGAGCCCTGTCGTCATCACCGGCGTGCCACGCACCGGGACCACGGCGCTGCATCGGTTGATGGCGGTCGATCCGCGCTTCCAGGGGCTGCAAAGCTGGCTGCTCGATACGCCGCGTCCGCGTCCACCGGTCGAAAGCTGGCAGGAGGATGCCGATTTCCGCCGTTCGGTCGCCTTGCTGGAGCGGCGCTATGTCGATGCGCCAGCCAAGCGGGCCGCGCATCATGTCGCGGCCGAGGAAGTGCATGAATGCTGCATGCTGCTGCGCCAGTCCTTTGTTTCCAACCTGTGGAGCTGCGGCTGGTCGGCGGCGAGCTATGACGCTTGGTGGTGCGCGCAGAGCGAAGCGGCGGGCTATGACCATTATCGCCGCTGTGTGCAGTTGATCGGCGCCAACGACCCGGACAAGCGCTGGCTGCTCAAAAATCCCGGCCATATCGAAAATCTAGACCTGCTCTTTGCCGTCTTTCCCGATGCAAAGGTGATCCAGACCCATCGCGATCCGGCCAAGGCATTGCCTTCGCTCGTGTCGCTGCTGATGGCGGGGCATGGCGCGATGGAGGACGGGCGGCCGGCCGAGCGCGGCGCGCTGATGCTGGCACGCGAAACGGCCAAATGGTCCCATGCCGTGCGCAAGGCGGAAAAGGTGGCGGAACGCCATCCGGGCCAATTGCTCGATATCGTCCATGGCGATTTCCATGCGCAGCCCATGGCCGTGCTTGAGCGCATCTATGCCTTTATCGGCATGGAGATGCCCGATGCGATACGCATGGCCATGGCACAGCGGATCGCGGACAAGCCCGAGATGCAGCATGGGGTTCATCGCTATTCGATCGCCGACTATGGCATGAGTGCGCAAGAGGTGCATTCGGCGTTCGGTGATTATGTGGCGCGCTTCGACCTCGCGGAGACAAGGCGATGA
- a CDS encoding Na+/H+ antiporter has protein sequence MDVISVVLFLLLAVVVSGALSRMMPISIPTPLVQIALGAIIGLSTSHRVALDPEIFLLLFLPPLLFLDGWRIPKDELLKDASTVVELALGLVLTTVIGMGFFINWMIPAMPLAVAFALAAVVSPTDPIAVSAIAARVPIPKRMMHILEGESLLNDASGLVCLRFAIAAALTGSFSAGDAALNFLWLAFAGIAIGVGVTLVVSRAKAWVTRRWGEETGSQILVSLLIPFGSYILAEHVHASGILAAVAAGVTMTFAEISREAMAETRMRRNSVWDTIQFTLNGIIFVLLGEQLPGILAEAKRTVALTGHSEPGWLALYTVAIVVGLAALRFLWVWLSLRFTILRNQYRGVDGPRRPNWRLVAATSFAGVRGAITLAGVLTLPLALNDGTPFPARDLAIFLAAGVIILSLILASVALPLLLKNLDMPAEANKAAEEDAARIVTAEAAIQAIERHQHDLAETHGHAERYAEAGARVMDLYRERIEALGAAEADSLRAQGALFRDFRMVGVAAERAALLTLLRSRKIGSEVGRKLTRELDLSEARLRA, from the coding sequence TTGGACGTCATTTCGGTCGTATTATTCCTGTTGCTGGCTGTCGTCGTCAGTGGCGCCTTGTCGCGCATGATGCCGATTTCCATCCCGACACCTCTGGTCCAGATCGCCCTTGGCGCGATCATCGGCCTGTCGACATCGCACAGGGTCGCGCTCGATCCCGAAATATTCCTGCTCTTGTTCCTGCCGCCTCTGCTGTTCCTCGACGGCTGGCGCATTCCCAAGGATGAACTGCTCAAGGACGCCTCGACCGTGGTCGAACTGGCGCTGGGGCTGGTGCTGACCACCGTCATCGGCATGGGCTTTTTCATCAACTGGATGATCCCGGCGATGCCGCTCGCCGTCGCCTTCGCCCTCGCCGCCGTGGTCTCGCCGACCGATCCGATCGCCGTGTCCGCCATCGCCGCGCGCGTGCCCATTCCCAAGCGCATGATGCACATCCTCGAAGGGGAATCGCTGCTCAACGACGCATCCGGCCTGGTCTGCCTGCGCTTCGCCATTGCTGCGGCGCTGACCGGCAGCTTCTCCGCCGGCGATGCTGCACTCAACTTCCTCTGGCTCGCCTTTGCCGGCATCGCGATCGGCGTCGGGGTCACGCTGGTCGTGTCACGCGCCAAGGCCTGGGTCACGCGTCGCTGGGGCGAGGAAACCGGATCGCAGATCCTGGTCAGCCTGCTGATCCCCTTCGGCTCCTATATCCTGGCCGAACATGTCCATGCCTCCGGCATCCTGGCCGCCGTCGCCGCGGGCGTGACCATGACCTTCGCCGAAATCTCGCGTGAGGCGATGGCCGAAACCCGGATGCGCCGCAATTCGGTGTGGGACACGATCCAGTTCACGCTCAACGGCATCATCTTCGTGCTGCTGGGCGAACAATTGCCCGGCATCCTCGCCGAAGCGAAGCGCACGGTCGCACTGACCGGCCATAGCGAACCCGGCTGGCTGGCGCTCTACACGGTCGCGATCGTCGTCGGCCTCGCTGCGCTGCGCTTCCTGTGGGTGTGGTTGTCGCTGCGCTTCACAATCCTGCGCAACCAGTATCGCGGCGTCGATGGTCCGCGCCGGCCCAACTGGCGGCTGGTGGCGGCGACATCGTTCGCCGGCGTGCGTGGTGCCATCACCCTTGCCGGTGTGCTGACCCTGCCGCTTGCGCTCAACGACGGCACGCCCTTCCCCGCGCGCGATCTTGCCATCTTCCTGGCCGCCGGGGTCATCATCCTGTCGCTGATCCTGGCCAGTGTCGCTCTGCCGCTGCTGCTCAAGAATCTTGACATGCCGGCCGAAGCCAACAAGGCCGCGGAGGAAGATGCCGCCCGCATCGTCACCGCCGAGGCAGCGATCCAGGCGATCGAGCGGCATCAGCATGACCTGGCCGAAACCCATGGCCATGCCGAACGCTATGCCGAGGCTGGTGCCCGCGTGATGGACCTGTATCGCGAGCGGATCGAGGCCTTGGGCGCAGCCGAAGCCGACAGCCTGCGTGCGCAGGGCGCCCTGTTCCGCGATTTCCGCATGGTCGGCGTCGCGGCGGAACGCGCCGCCCTGCTCACCCTATTGCGCAGCCGCAAGATCGGCAGCGAGGTCGGGCGCAAGCTCACCCGTGAGCTTGACCTGTCCGAAGCGCGCCTGCGCGCATGA
- a CDS encoding VOC family protein, which produces MRDIALLLALLPVGAAPLHAQTPPPVGATLMAPGLPVADLDKALRFYQVALGLVPATTLQHGPVTEVMLCADGKGGRLTLILLHDKAQKAPPTDSGIAKIVLRVPDLSGVASRMQAAGYPVGAIRASGKGPAILMIHDPDGHELELVGNPPGSA; this is translated from the coding sequence ATGCGCGACATCGCCCTCCTGCTCGCCCTGCTGCCCGTTGGCGCGGCCCCGCTTCATGCCCAGACGCCGCCGCCGGTCGGCGCGACCCTGATGGCGCCCGGCCTGCCCGTGGCCGATCTCGACAAGGCGCTGCGTTTCTATCAGGTCGCGCTCGGCCTCGTCCCCGCCACCACGCTGCAACATGGGCCAGTGACCGAAGTCATGCTCTGCGCCGATGGCAAGGGCGGCCGGCTGACCCTGATCCTGCTGCACGACAAGGCGCAGAAGGCGCCGCCGACCGACAGCGGCATCGCCAAGATCGTGCTGCGCGTGCCCGACCTGTCGGGTGTTGCATCGCGCATGCAGGCGGCGGGCTATCCGGTCGGCGCGATCCGTGCCTCGGGCAAGGGGCCGGCCATATTGATGATCCATGATCCCGACGGACATGAACTGGAACTGGTCGGCAATCCGCCCGGCTCGGCCTAA
- a CDS encoding SDR family NAD(P)-dependent oxidoreductase, translated as MSQTPKVAVVTGASRGAGQGIATALGQHGCIVYVTGRSEKAGDAPLPGTIYETAAAVTAAGGQGIAVRVDHGDDEQTRALFDRVRAEQGHIDILVNNVAAIHDELTLPGRFWEKPLKLADIITVGIRSSYVASYHAAPMMVDRGQGLIVFTSGSGASHYVYGPGYGAHKVSQDKMAADMAVDLRDTGVTALSIWMGALRTGRLLQLIASDPAKYAYLEKMVETPEFTGHVIWALSQDPALADHAGQTLIGAELAEHYGLRDVGDRQPPSYRQSYGVAPLPQYDRIIR; from the coding sequence ATGAGCCAGACACCCAAGGTCGCGGTCGTCACCGGCGCCAGTCGCGGCGCGGGCCAGGGCATAGCGACTGCGCTCGGCCAGCATGGCTGCATCGTCTATGTCACCGGCCGGTCGGAAAAGGCCGGTGACGCCCCCCTGCCCGGCACCATCTACGAAACCGCCGCCGCCGTGACGGCCGCCGGTGGTCAGGGCATCGCCGTGCGTGTCGACCATGGCGATGACGAGCAGACCCGCGCGCTGTTCGACCGGGTTCGCGCCGAACAGGGGCATATCGACATATTGGTCAATAATGTCGCCGCCATTCATGACGAACTCACTTTGCCCGGCCGCTTCTGGGAAAAGCCGCTGAAGCTGGCCGACATCATCACCGTCGGCATCCGCAGCTCCTATGTCGCCAGCTATCATGCCGCACCGATGATGGTCGATCGGGGCCAGGGGCTGATCGTCTTCACATCCGGGTCGGGCGCCTCCCATTATGTCTATGGCCCAGGCTATGGCGCGCACAAGGTCAGCCAGGACAAGATGGCGGCCGACATGGCCGTCGACCTGCGCGATACCGGCGTCACCGCCCTGTCGATCTGGATGGGCGCGCTGCGCACCGGACGCCTGCTGCAATTGATCGCGTCGGACCCGGCCAAATATGCCTATCTGGAAAAGATGGTCGAAACGCCCGAGTTCACCGGCCATGTCATCTGGGCGCTGTCGCAGGATCCGGCATTGGCGGACCATGCCGGCCAGACGCTGATCGGCGCGGAACTCGCCGAACATTATGGGCTGCGCGACGTGGGCGATCGCCAGCCGCCCTCCTATCGGCAAAGCTATGGCGTCGCGCCGCTGCCGCAATATGACCGGATCATCCGCTGA
- a CDS encoding LysR family transcriptional regulator — translation MDLRPLRHFLAVADTLHFGQAAQRLGMTQPPLSQSILALERELGAPLFTRSKRNVALTAFGRQWLEHVRPAVEAVGALPDIARRLRDGSAGQIGLSFVSTADYSLLPALVRDYAARFPEVEIALTEATSDVQIADLIDGVNDAGILIAPDGALPDALAYMPLLREPLVAAVPEGWVADDQAQGDPWLDRPLILFPRRVAPAFHDLVSGYLAGRGQPLLIRQEAIQMQTIISLVSAGMGIALVPASLRNLARTGVRYLDLQDAPILETGLAWRRDDDGATLAGLLGVARAMA, via the coding sequence ATGGACCTTCGCCCGCTGCGTCATTTTCTGGCTGTTGCCGATACACTGCATTTCGGCCAGGCGGCGCAGCGCCTGGGCATGACCCAGCCGCCGCTCAGCCAGTCGATCCTGGCGCTGGAGCGGGAGCTGGGGGCGCCGCTCTTTACCCGGTCGAAGCGCAATGTCGCGCTGACCGCCTTTGGCCGGCAATGGCTGGAGCATGTCCGTCCGGCGGTGGAGGCGGTGGGCGCGCTGCCGGACATCGCCCGCCGCCTGCGCGACGGCAGCGCGGGGCAGATCGGCCTCAGCTTCGTGAGCACCGCCGACTATAGCCTGTTGCCCGCGTTGGTGCGCGATTATGCCGCCCGCTTCCCGGAGGTGGAGATCGCGCTGACCGAGGCGACCAGCGACGTGCAGATTGCTGATCTGATCGACGGGGTGAATGATGCGGGCATATTGATCGCGCCCGATGGCGCGCTACCCGACGCGCTCGCCTATATGCCCTTGTTGCGCGAGCCGCTGGTGGCGGCGGTGCCGGAGGGCTGGGTGGCGGACGACCAGGCGCAGGGTGATCCCTGGCTGGATCGACCGCTGATCCTGTTCCCGCGCCGGGTGGCGCCGGCCTTCCATGATCTGGTGAGTGGCTATCTGGCCGGCCGGGGGCAGCCCCTGCTGATCCGGCAGGAGGCGATCCAGATGCAGACGATCATCAGCCTGGTGTCGGCGGGCATGGGTATTGCGCTGGTGCCGGCGTCGCTGCGCAACCTGGCGCGAACCGGGGTGCGCTATCTCGACCTGCAGGACGCGCCGATCCTGGAGACTGGCCTTGCCTGGCGGCGGGACGATGACGGCGCAACGCTGGCGGGACTGCTGGGCGTCGCCCGCGCCATGGCCTGA
- a CDS encoding EthD domain-containing protein — protein sequence MIKQIVFLRKRDDLSMDQFMDYYENQHSRLSQKMGAKPALPNAQRYVRRYVTPQPNPLTGEIIHPGYDCIMEIWWNSLADYQAAMKGLSDPAMLDIRKADELQLFASNSNPVCLVEEHDSPMGPNGEMMQVQLVPQD from the coding sequence ATGATCAAGCAGATCGTCTTCCTCAGGAAGCGCGACGACCTCTCCATGGACCAGTTCATGGACTATTATGAGAACCAGCATTCGCGCCTGTCGCAGAAGATGGGCGCCAAGCCCGCCCTGCCCAATGCCCAGCGCTATGTCCGCCGCTATGTCACGCCCCAGCCCAACCCGCTGACCGGTGAGATCATTCATCCCGGCTATGACTGCATCATGGAAATCTGGTGGAACAGCCTGGCCGATTATCAGGCCGCGATGAAGGGCCTGTCAGACCCTGCGATGCTCGACATCCGCAAGGCCGACGAACTGCAACTCTTCGCCAGCAACAGCAACCCCGTCTGCCTGGTCGAGGAACATGACAGCCCGATGGGGCCAAATGGCGAGATGATGCAGGTGCAACTGGTGCCGCAGGACTGA
- a CDS encoding transporter — protein sequence MGPGLIWGLDFAPDAIRPVDHCDGGMTGGFRWLHLNLADHGTRQWIEGAAMLPEAVRELILSPDTHQRALVDGDTVGCVLHDFERDFDVADTARVGALRMALTPTLMLTTRLHPLRCADIARHRLERTKGVIGGAQALDLLVGAIAENIADISRTLSADIQRAEDAFLEGHHPPQPRDLVGIRRRLAQLHRLLSGARGVFQRLERDEELPDVLLPTVEKLTQRLQALDADILEGQAQLRLLRDELDIQAAQRTNQNLYILSIITALMLPATLVTGLFGMNTGGMPFAGASHGTLTATLVAAGAAGVSYCLLRWMGFMRR from the coding sequence ATGGGGCCGGGGCTGATCTGGGGGCTCGACTTCGCGCCTGACGCGATCAGGCCGGTGGATCATTGCGATGGCGGAATGACAGGCGGCTTTCGCTGGCTGCACCTGAACCTGGCCGATCATGGCACGCGGCAATGGATCGAGGGGGCGGCGATGCTGCCCGAGGCGGTGCGCGAACTGATCCTGTCGCCCGATACGCATCAGCGGGCGCTGGTCGATGGCGACACGGTCGGCTGCGTGTTGCATGATTTCGAGCGGGATTTCGATGTGGCGGATACCGCGCGGGTGGGCGCGCTGCGCATGGCGTTGACGCCGACATTGATGCTGACCACCCGGCTGCATCCGCTGCGCTGCGCCGACATCGCGCGTCATCGGCTGGAGCGGACGAAGGGCGTTATCGGCGGGGCGCAGGCGCTGGACCTGCTGGTCGGCGCCATTGCCGAGAATATCGCCGATATCAGCCGCACCCTGTCGGCGGACATCCAGCGCGCCGAGGATGCCTTTCTGGAGGGGCATCATCCGCCCCAGCCGCGCGACCTGGTCGGCATTCGCCGCCGGCTGGCGCAACTACATCGCCTGCTGTCGGGCGCGCGCGGCGTGTTCCAGCGGCTGGAGCGGGACGAGGAATTGCCGGACGTGCTGCTGCCCACCGTCGAGAAGCTGACACAGCGGTTGCAGGCGCTGGATGCCGACATATTGGAAGGACAGGCGCAATTGCGATTGCTGCGCGACGAACTGGACATACAGGCGGCGCAGCGGACCAACCAGAATCTCTACATCCTGTCGATCATCACTGCGCTGATGCTGCCGGCGACCCTGGTCACCGGACTGTTCGGCATGAACACCGGGGGCATGCCCTTTGCCGGTGCGTCGCACGGCACGCTGACCGCGACACTGGTCGCAGCCGGGGCGGCTGGCGTCAGCTATTGCCTGCTGCGCTGGATGGGGTTCATGCGGCGCTGA
- a CDS encoding nuclear transport factor 2 family protein → MDLEQEVAALRATVRDLQDRQAIRDCILRECRGRDRQDVDIINSCWWEDGVDEHGPIITRAPDYAARANMGHGKFFLSTSHNITNHLCEIDGDTAYCESYTVGGLFWQDGKTTTIAIGRYIDQLERRGGEWRLLTRRCTIEMTADTDASWVYSANVKGFLKPHWSREDASYQRPVIASTQGERW, encoded by the coding sequence ATGGACCTCGAACAGGAAGTCGCCGCGTTGCGCGCCACCGTGCGCGACCTGCAGGACCGGCAGGCGATCCGCGATTGCATCCTGCGCGAATGCCGCGGACGCGACCGGCAGGATGTCGACATCATCAACAGCTGCTGGTGGGAGGATGGCGTGGACGAGCATGGCCCCATCATCACCCGCGCGCCCGACTATGCGGCGCGGGCCAATATGGGCCATGGCAAATTCTTCCTGTCGACGAGCCACAACATCACCAACCATCTATGCGAGATCGACGGCGACACCGCCTATTGCGAAAGCTACACGGTCGGCGGCCTGTTCTGGCAGGATGGCAAGACCACGACGATCGCCATTGGCCGCTATATCGACCAGTTGGAGCGGCGCGGCGGCGAATGGCGGCTGCTCACCCGTCGCTGCACGATCGAGATGACCGCCGACACCGATGCGAGCTGGGTCTATTCCGCCAATGTGAAGGGCTTCCTCAAGCCCCACTGGAGCAGGGAAGACGCCTCCTACCAGCGCCCCGTCATCGCCTCGACCCAGGGCGAACGCTGGTAG
- a CDS encoding sterol desaturase family protein — protein MLEYLGKGEHLLSLWLGLFVATGIGAGIVSGYFKARKIQPRGFKWKIFRNEAGFAVINLAITGLLLGTIKTKLVEIGAISFNPAPGAWWMIALEYALYFFLFDTYFYWLHRWMHKEPVYSWVHKLHHKSTSPNLLTTLSVSPLESLINGGFVPLFLTVFTVHDATVALIVPTNIIMGLYVHSGYEMLPRWWNRSWATKWFISATFHDQHHRYFTGNFGGYTTIWDRLCGTMRPKFEADFDKIKQRRKTDDAPVSTASESA, from the coding sequence GTGCTGGAATATCTGGGAAAGGGCGAGCATCTTCTCTCGCTATGGCTTGGCCTGTTTGTCGCGACCGGGATCGGCGCCGGCATCGTCAGCGGCTATTTCAAGGCACGCAAGATCCAGCCGCGCGGCTTCAAATGGAAGATTTTCCGGAACGAGGCCGGCTTTGCCGTCATCAACCTCGCCATCACCGGCCTGCTGCTCGGCACGATCAAGACCAAGCTGGTCGAAATCGGCGCGATCAGCTTCAATCCGGCGCCTGGCGCCTGGTGGATGATCGCGCTTGAATATGCGCTCTATTTCTTCCTGTTCGACACCTATTTCTACTGGCTGCACCGCTGGATGCACAAGGAACCGGTCTATAGCTGGGTCCACAAGCTGCATCACAAGTCGACATCCCCCAACCTGCTCACCACCCTGTCGGTCAGCCCGCTGGAATCGCTGATCAATGGCGGCTTCGTGCCGCTGTTCCTGACCGTCTTCACCGTCCATGACGCGACCGTCGCGCTGATCGTGCCGACCAACATCATCATGGGCCTCTATGTCCATTCCGGCTATGAGATGCTGCCGCGCTGGTGGAACCGCAGCTGGGCGACCAAATGGTTCATCTCCGCCACCTTCCACGATCAGCATCATCGCTATTTCACCGGCAATTTCGGTGGCTACACGACGATCTGGGACCGGCTGTGCGGCACCATGCGTCCCAAGTTCGAGGCCGATTTCGACAAGATCAAGCAGCGCCGGAAGACGGATGACGCCCCGGTTAGCACCGCCAGCGAAAGTGCCTGA
- a CDS encoding inorganic phosphate transporter, with translation MDKGLGMAGSIGFGAAIIAALIYVVYSVYSDATAVGVAPTAYLPFLLLFLALLIALGFEFVNGFHDTANAVATVIYTNAMPANIAVVWSGFFNFLGVLLSTGAVAFGIVSLLPVELILQVGSSAGFAMVFALLIAAIMWNLATWWLGIPSSSSHTLIGSIIGVGVANALLHGKSGTSGVDWSKATEIGQALLFSPLIGFGLAALLFVAMKVLVRNKALYREPQNGMPPPLWIRALLIFTCTGVSFAHGSNDGQKGMGLIMLILIGTVPTAYALNRAVPARYTTEFHANSIAATAALGQRAPAMMQPAEARAQVTRYIADKRFADTTMPALSVLIADVDRQVMNYGSLAQVPAAAVSNIRNDMYLASEAIKRLGKEKAAGLSEAKMTALTTYKGSLDAGTRFIPTWVKIAVAFALGLGTMVGWRRIVVTVGEKIGKTHLTYAQGASAELVAMATIFGADHMGLPVSTTHVLSSGVAGTMAANGSGLQMATVRNLLMAWVLTLPCSILLAGLLYMVFAQIF, from the coding sequence ATGGACAAGGGGCTGGGCATGGCCGGCTCGATCGGCTTTGGCGCTGCCATCATCGCCGCGCTGATCTATGTCGTCTATAGCGTCTATAGCGATGCGACGGCGGTGGGCGTGGCACCGACCGCCTATCTGCCCTTCCTGCTGCTGTTCCTGGCGCTGCTGATCGCGCTCGGCTTCGAATTCGTGAACGGCTTCCATGACACCGCCAATGCGGTCGCGACGGTGATCTACACCAATGCGATGCCGGCCAATATCGCGGTGGTCTGGTCGGGCTTCTTCAATTTCCTTGGCGTGCTGCTATCGACCGGCGCGGTGGCCTTCGGCATCGTGTCGCTGCTGCCGGTCGAACTGATCCTGCAAGTCGGGTCCAGTGCCGGTTTCGCCATGGTGTTCGCGCTGCTGATCGCGGCGATCATGTGGAACCTCGCCACCTGGTGGCTGGGTATCCCGTCGTCCAGCTCGCACACGCTGATCGGATCGATCATTGGCGTCGGCGTCGCCAATGCGCTGCTGCACGGCAAGAGCGGCACGTCCGGCGTCGACTGGAGCAAGGCGACCGAGATCGGCCAGGCGCTGCTCTTTTCGCCGCTGATCGGCTTTGGCCTGGCGGCGCTGCTGTTCGTGGCGATGAAAGTCCTTGTCCGCAACAAGGCGCTCTATCGCGAGCCGCAAAATGGCATGCCGCCGCCATTGTGGATCCGTGCGTTGCTGATCTTCACCTGCACCGGCGTCAGCTTCGCCCATGGTTCCAATGACGGACAGAAGGGCATGGGCCTCATCATGCTGATCCTGATCGGCACGGTGCCGACCGCCTATGCGCTCAACCGCGCGGTGCCGGCGCGCTACACCACCGAATTCCACGCTAATTCGATTGCCGCCACGGCGGCGCTAGGCCAGCGCGCGCCCGCCATGATGCAGCCGGCCGAGGCGCGGGCGCAGGTCACGCGCTATATCGCCGACAAGCGCTTTGCCGACACGACCATGCCGGCGCTGTCGGTGCTGATCGCCGATGTCGATCGGCAGGTGATGAATTATGGATCGCTGGCGCAGGTGCCGGCCGCTGCCGTGTCCAACATCCGCAACGACATGTATCTGGCCTCCGAAGCGATCAAGCGGCTGGGCAAGGAGAAGGCGGCGGGGCTGTCCGAAGCGAAGATGACGGCGCTGACGACTTACAAGGGTTCGCTCGATGCCGGCACCCGCTTCATCCCGACCTGGGTGAAGATTGCCGTCGCCTTTGCGCTGGGACTGGGCACCATGGTTGGCTGGCGGCGGATCGTGGTCACGGTGGGTGAGAAGATCGGCAAGACGCATCTCACCTATGCGCAGGGTGCCTCGGCCGAACTGGTGGCGATGGCGACGATCTTTGGCGCGGACCATATGGGTCTGCCGGTTTCGACCACCCATGTCCTGTCGTCGGGCGTGGCCGGCACGATGGCGGCCAATGGATCGGGCCTGCAGATGGCGACGGTGCGCAACCTGCTGATGGCCTGGGTGCTGACATTGCCCTGTTCGATCCTGCTCGCAGGGCTGCTATATATGGTCTTCGCGCAGATCTTCTGA